The window ACTACTTCACCGCGCTCGAGCGCGCCGTGGTCCATTCCATCCCGAAGCCGTTGGCCGTGGTGGTCTGCTATCCGTCGAACCCCACCGCCATGGTGGCCTCGCTCGACTTCTACCGCGACCTCGTGGCCTTCGCGAAGAAGCACGAGATCTTCGTGCTGTCCGACCTCGCCTATTCCGAGGTCTACTTCGACGGCGAGCCGCCGCCCTCCGTGCTGCAGATCCCCGGCGCCATCGACGTCTGCGTGGAGTTCACCTCCATGTCGAAGACCTTCTCCATGCCGGGCTGGCGCATGGGCTTCGCGGTCGGCAACGAGCGGCTCCTGGCCGCGCTCACCCGCGTGAAGTCCTACCTCGACTACGGCGCCTACACGCCCATCCAGGTCGCGGCCGCGGCGGCGCTGAACGGCCCGGAGGACTGCATCGCCGAGATGCGGGCCATCTACAAGGCGCGGCGCGACGTCATGGTCGAGAGCTTCGCGGCCTCCGGCTGGAGCGTGCCGGCGCCCGCCGCCTCCATGTTCGCCTGGGTGCCGATCCCGGAGCGCTTCAAGCACCTCGGCAGCCTCGAATTCTCGAAGCTGCTGATCGAGCGCGCCGACGTCGCGGTCGCGCCCGGCATCGGCTTCGGCGAGCACGGCGACGACCACGTCCGCCTGGCCCTGGTCGAGAACGAGCAGCGCATCCGGCAGGCGGCGCGCGGCATCAAGCGCCTCTTCGACGCCGCCGACACCCGGCTCCACAACGTGGTGCCGCTGAAACAGTCGGCTTGACCGCGGCCCACCACAGCGCGGCGCTCGCCCGCCTGCTCGGGCGGGCCTCGGCCGTCACGGTCTTCACCGGCGCCGGCATCTCCACCGAATGCGGGGTGCCGGACTACCGCTCCCCCGGCAGCCCCTGGCGGGTGCACGCGCCGATCGGCTTCGC is drawn from Lichenibacterium dinghuense and contains these coding sequences:
- a CDS encoding LL-diaminopimelate aminotransferase — translated: MSDFHRVRRLPPYVFEQVNRFKAKRRNEGADIIDLGMGNPDLPAPKHVIDKLVETATKPRVDRYSSSKGIPGLRRAQANYYGRRFGVKLDPEKQVVATLGSKEGFANMAQAITGPGDVVLVPNPSYPIHAFGFLMAGGVIRSVPAEPTPDYFTALERAVVHSIPKPLAVVVCYPSNPTAMVASLDFYRDLVAFAKKHEIFVLSDLAYSEVYFDGEPPPSVLQIPGAIDVCVEFTSMSKTFSMPGWRMGFAVGNERLLAALTRVKSYLDYGAYTPIQVAAAAALNGPEDCIAEMRAIYKARRDVMVESFAASGWSVPAPAASMFAWVPIPERFKHLGSLEFSKLLIERADVAVAPGIGFGEHGDDHVRLALVENEQRIRQAARGIKRLFDAADTRLHNVVPLKQSA